TTCAGTGGAATCAAGCCTATTGTTAGTAGTAGGAGTTGACTCATTGATGACTTCCAAGTTTGTTGGTTTTCACGGTGTTTGCAGCATTCGGCGAGGGTGCCGGAGATGCTGCGGGCGCCGTGGGAACTAAATGAAGTGCAAGAAACGTTAACGAGTTAAGACGCCGATGGCCCTGACCTGAAGGAGGTCGTCATGCCCCTCTCTGAGCACGAGCAGAGGCTGCTGGATCAACTGGAGCAGCAGCTGCACGAAGAAGATCCCAAATTTGCCCACGCCCTGTCAGCAGCACCGTCGCGAGCAATGTCGACACGCAACATCGTCATTGGTGTGCTCATCGGCATCGCCGGACTGTTGGTCCTGTTGGGCGGTGTCGCAACCCACCTGATTGTCCTAGGCATCCTGGGCTTCCTTGTCATGGGTGCCGGCGTTTACGTGGCCATATCCCGGCCACGGTTTGCTGCCGAAGCAGAATCTGTGAACAAGACGGGCCACGGAGCCGGCGCCAAGCAAAAGAGCGGCTTCATGAACGGCCTGGAAGAAAAGTGGGAAGAGCGCCGACGCGAACAGTAGCTGTGGACCGTGGCTGGCAGTAGTCGCGTCCCGGGTCAGCACATGGTGCCTGAACGGAGACCTGCGGCCTAAGGCGGAACTCGCTGGCCGGATGGAACGCGCTGCGGACTGAACGCACGGCCTCGAATGTCAGCCCCCCATTGGACAGTCGCACCGCGGAGCGCCACCACGAAGCCAAAG
This genomic interval from Arthrobacter sp. PAMC 25486 contains the following:
- a CDS encoding DUF3040 domain-containing protein; its protein translation is MPLSEHEQRLLDQLEQQLHEEDPKFAHALSAAPSRAMSTRNIVIGVLIGIAGLLVLLGGVATHLIVLGILGFLVMGAGVYVAISRPRFAAEAESVNKTGHGAGAKQKSGFMNGLEEKWEERRREQ